One region of Psychrobacter sp. DAB_AL43B genomic DNA includes:
- a CDS encoding transposase, with amino-acid sequence MTNKRNQYTREFKLEAISLVVDHNRTIPDVADSLGIGKSTLQKWLSQYRQEMSGQAPKVGNALTDEQRELQELRKQVKRLTMERDILKKASALLALDSLNGYR; translated from the coding sequence ATGACCAACAAACGCAATCAATATACCCGAGAATTTAAATTAGAAGCCATCAGCTTAGTTGTTGATCACAACCGCACCATACCTGATGTGGCCGATTCCTTAGGGATAGGTAAATCCACCTTGCAGAAATGGCTGAGTCAATACCGTCAAGAAATGAGTGGCCAAGCACCTAAAGTCGGCAACGCTTTAACGGATGAACAGCGAGAACTTCAAGAATTGCGCAAACAAGTTAAGCGGCTGACTATGGAGCGTGACATTCTAAAAAAGGCTTCTGCTCTGCTGGCATTGGACAGTCTGAACGGCTATCGTTGA